DNA from Kitasatospora herbaricolor:
TCGTGACCTCCTCGGCGCGCCACCACGAGCTGGGCCCGATCGCGCTGGCCGTGGTGAAGCGGAACGTTCCGGTGGACGCGCCGTTGTTGGCCGGGACGGTGGCGGCCGGCCAGGAGGTCGTGGTCCCGCAGTAGCGGCGGGCCGGGCCCGGAGCCCCGCGTGCGTCCGCCGGTGCCGCGCGGGGGGACCTCGACCGTGAGCCGTACTCAGATCTCCACGAGGACGGTGAACGGGCCGTCGTTGACCAGTTCCACCCGCATGTCCGCGCCGAACCGCCCGGTCTCGACCTTGGCGCCGAGCGCCCGCAGCCGGGCGACCACCTCGTCGACCAGCGGCTCGGCGACCGGGCCGGGCGCGGCGGCGTTCCAGGTCGGGCGGCGGCCCTTGCGGGCGTCGCCGTAGAGGGTGAACTGGCTGATCACCAGCAGCGGCGCCGCGAGGTCGGAGCAGGAGGCCTCGACGCCGCCGGAGTCGGGCGTCCCGTCCAGGATCCGCAGGGTCCAGAGCTTGCGGGCCAGCTGGGCGGCCTTCTCGGGGGTGTCCTCGTGGGTGACGCCGACCAGGACGCACAGGCCCGGGCCCTCGATCGATCCGACGGTCTCGCCGGCCACGGTCACCCGGGCCTCGGTCACTCGCTGCACCACTGCTCGCATGGCCCCATTCTGCCGGAGGCGCGCGGATGCTCAGCAGGCGCGCGCGGGCCTGGCGCACGCCGGGTGGTGTGCGTGCGCGCCCCCATTGCCGACGATCTCTCAGCCGAATGCGCTGGTCGTATCAGCCACCCCTGTTCGCCAGGGGGCCGTTCGGGTGGCCGGGCGGTGCGCGGGCGACGGGCGGGGTGGCACGCTGGTGTTCGGTAGGACGGCCCGGGGCGCCACGGCTCGCCGCGACGGGCCGGTTCGGTCGGGCGGTCGAGCCAGTCGGGCAGCCGTTCTGGTGGTGTCGCCCCGGGGAGTGGCACCGGCGTCCGGCGGGAACTCTCGGGGGCGCCCGTGCGTGCGAACAGACGGCACGCCAGGGACGGGACCGAACACGTGGCACACGAGAAGTGGCGCGAGCGGGCGGGATCAGGACAACGGCAGGTGGTTGGTTGATGGACGCGAGCAGCGCGGTGCACGGTCGGTCCGGGGCGGCGCCGGGTGGCGCGCCGGACGGGGACCCCTCTGGGCAGCCGGCCCCCGGACCGCACAACCCCGGGCCCCGGACCACGGGTTCGGCCGGTCCGGCCGAACCGCACGGCCCGGACGGCACCACCCCGCCGGACGCCCCGGCCGTGGCGGCCCCCCCGGTCCCGCTCGGCGGCCTCGGCCTGGAGGAGCTGCGGATCCTGCGGCGCGACGCCCAGGAGCAGGAGGCGGACCTCTCCTACCTCCGCCGGCTGCTGCACGGCCGGATGGACATCCTGCGGGCCGAACTCGACGGCCGCCCGGCGGCCGGCCTCCCCGCCACCGCCCCGAACGGCGCCGGCGCGGACACCGGTGCGCTGCTCGACCGGCTGCCGGCCATCCTCACCGACGCGCCCTCCACGGTGCGCAGCTCGGCCCGGCACGTCACGCTGGGCCCGCCGCGCGGCGAGCAGTACCAGGTGGAGGCCGACGCCCTGATGGGTGACGTCAGGCTGGCCGATCTCGCCGCGCACCCCGCCGAGGACCTGATCGCCGCGCTGGAGCGGCTGCGGGCGCACGAGCGCGAGGTGTCCGGACGGCGGCAGATCCTGCAACGCACGGCGGACGACTGCAGCGGTGAGATCGCCCGCAGGTACCGTGAAGGGGAAGCACGGGTCGACGACCTGCTCACGGGTGGTTCCCTGGCCGAGTGACGGGCCCTGGTGGAGGGCGCCCGGGGGCGGCGGCGCCCGGCCACCCTCACCCGGAAGGCACCCACCCTCATGTCGCAGTCTGCCCCCCTCGCCGTCCTCGCCGAGGTCATACGCTCCGGCTTCACCGAGGGCCGGCACCACGGCTCGCTGGTGCTGCTCGCCGCGGACGGCTCGGTGGAGTACGCGCTCGGCTCGCCCGACGCCCCGGTCTTCCCACGCTCCTGCGCCAAGCCGTTCCAGGCCGTGGCCACCCTGCGGGCCGGGCTGGAGCTCGACGGTGAACTGCTCGCGCTGGCCGCCTCCAGCCATTCGGCCGAGGCGTTCCACCGCGACGGGGTGCGCCGCATCCTGGCCTCCGCGGGCCTCGACGAGAGCGCCCTGCGCACCCCTGCCGACCTGCCGCTGGACGAGACCGAGGCCGAGCTGCACCTGCGGGCCGGCGGCGAGCGGGCGCCGATCCTGATGGACTGCTCCGGCAAGCACGCCGGCTGGCTGGCCGCCTGCGTGGCCAACGGCTGGGACACCGCGAGCTACCTGGACCCGGCCCACCCGATCCAGCAGCTGGCCCGGGAGGCCCTGGAGGAGGGCACCGGCGGCCCTGCCGCGCACGCGGGCGTGGACGGCTGCGGAGCCCCGCTGCTGGCCGTCCCGCTGACCGCCCTGGCCCGCGGCTACCGCTCGCTGGTGCTGGCCGACCCCGGCACGCCGCAGCGCCGGGTCGCCGACGCGATGCGGGCCCATCCGGAGTACGTCGGCGGCACCCGGCGCGCCGACACCTGGCTGATGCGGGCGGTG
Protein-coding regions in this window:
- the dtd gene encoding D-aminoacyl-tRNA deacylase, whose amino-acid sequence is MRAVVQRVTEARVTVAGETVGSIEGPGLCVLVGVTHEDTPEKAAQLARKLWTLRILDGTPDSGGVEASCSDLAAPLLVISQFTLYGDARKGRRPTWNAAAPGPVAEPLVDEVVARLRALGAKVETGRFGADMRVELVNDGPFTVLVEI
- a CDS encoding RsiG family protein, whose amino-acid sequence is MDASSAVHGRSGAAPGGAPDGDPSGQPAPGPHNPGPRTTGSAGPAEPHGPDGTTPPDAPAVAAPPVPLGGLGLEELRILRRDAQEQEADLSYLRRLLHGRMDILRAELDGRPAAGLPATAPNGAGADTGALLDRLPAILTDAPSTVRSSARHVTLGPPRGEQYQVEADALMGDVRLADLAAHPAEDLIAALERLRAHEREVSGRRQILQRTADDCSGEIARRYREGEARVDDLLTGGSLAE
- a CDS encoding asparaginase: MSQSAPLAVLAEVIRSGFTEGRHHGSLVLLAADGSVEYALGSPDAPVFPRSCAKPFQAVATLRAGLELDGELLALAASSHSAEAFHRDGVRRILASAGLDESALRTPADLPLDETEAELHLRAGGERAPILMDCSGKHAGWLAACVANGWDTASYLDPAHPIQQLAREALEEGTGGPAAHAGVDGCGAPLLAVPLTALARGYRSLVLADPGTPQRRVADAMRAHPEYVGGTRRADTWLMRAVPGALSKMGAEAVQVVALADGRALAFKIDDGAERARGPVLAAALRRLGVTTEDGTVERIAEAPLLGGGVPVGGIRALV